One segment of Cydia fagiglandana chromosome 12, ilCydFagi1.1, whole genome shotgun sequence DNA contains the following:
- the LOC134669286 gene encoding pre-mRNA-splicing factor CWC22 homolog, with protein sequence MDFTNMSTNADADDEYLDDPITLLNIEDIKTEILDEDQIINVSSDEEETYTSAYGKKNFVLPVTFFDISRNVKLLNKCKPLSIRIVDCKQHPTYYNKEQDKCENKSDESCIEENKCNTNSETKSNNVNAEGENKCNTDSETKSNNVNAEGIVNIPHTTENVGEKSIKEREKKRQSDSFYEKLKKRKEERKRIALNCKDLSRVDFKRNTGLVGLKITDTIFRQIVDTEYALINAKCSSVETKSKDKNQNYAEKPSITSKNITSDNKCIEQHNSVVEKELDMENFISNEKKCAEINEKRGSGKKLLYTKTISSDDNSRGNMANAMENPPIKQSTYVENKSNDKNESDIQKEYIVPKSLDTDKIKTKKKSETIADKEIKTNTKSVVKCKEKMTENVEKALIRNRCNPKEEKSKDDKGKDPIKSTSSKQENSNVTKQVDKVVVKDASREQAGPNSPVIPCTTITIRAATPKSAPKETSAKISISTNSDWTETNTISLPTADSTATSTTDAP encoded by the exons ATGG atTTTACCAACATGTCCACCAACGCCGATGCCGATGACGAATACTTAGATGACCCGATCACATTGTTGAATATTGAGGACATCAAAACAGAAATTTTGGATgaag ATCAAATAATCAACGTCAGTTCCGACGAAGAGGAAACATACACTTCAGCCTACGGGAAGAAAAACTTTGTACTGCCGGTAACATTCTTTGATATATCTAGAAACGTTAAACTGCTTAACAAGTGTAAGCCATTGAGCATCAGAATAGTTGACTGCAAACAACATCCCACGTACTATAACAAGGAGCAAGATAAATGTGAGAATAAGTCTGATGAAAGTTGCAtagaagaaaataaatgtaatactaatAGCGAAACTAAATCGAATAATGTTAATGCAGAAGgagaaaataaatgtaatactgaTAGCGAAACTAAGTCGAATAATGTTAATGcagaaggcattgtaaatattcCCCATACGACAGAAAACGTCGGTGAAAAGTCTATTAAGGAAAGAGAGAAGAAACGTCAGAGTGATTCTTTCTATGAGAAACTAAAGAAGCGCAAAGAAGAGAGGAAACGAATCGCTCTCAACTGTAAAGATTTGAGTAGAGTTGATTTTAAAAGAAACACAGGACTCGTGGGTTTGAAAATAACAGATACTATTTTCAGACAAATTGTAGATACAGAATATGCCTTGATTAATGCTAAATGTAGCTCTGTTGAAACCAAATCCAAAGATAAAAATCAAAACTATGCAGAAAAGCCGTCAATTACCTCAAAAAATATCACTTCTGATAATAAATGTATTGAACAACATAATAGCGTTGTAGAAAAAGAATTGGATATGGAAAATTTTATTAGTAATGAAAAGAAATGTGCTGAAATTAATGAAAAAAGAGGTTCAGGAAAGAAGTTACTTTATACAAAGACTATAAGTTCTGATGATAACTCTAGAGGAAATATGGCAAATGCTATGGAAAATCCGCCTATAAAGCAAAGTACATATGTGGAAAATAAGTCTAATGATAAGAATGAAAGTGACATACAGAAAGAATATATTGTACCCAAAAGTCTTGATActgataaaattaaaacaaagaaaaagagTGAAACTATTgcagataaagaaattaaaACGAACACAAAATCGGTTGTTAAATGTAAAGAAAAAATGACAGAGAATGTTGAAAAAGCTTTGATTAGAAACCGATGTAACCCTAAAGAAGAAAAGTCTAAGGACG ATAAAGGCAAAGATCCAATTAAAAGTACGAGTAGTAAACAAGAAAACTCTAACGTAACGAAACAAGTCGACAAAGTTGTCGTTAAAGATGCAAGCAGAGAACAGGCTGGTCCTAACTCTCCCGTCATACCTTGTACTACCATTACAATTAGAGCTGCTACGCCTAAATCAGCTCCAAAAGAAACTTCAGCTAAG ATTTCAATATCAACCAATTCCGACTGGACCGAGACCAATACGATTTCATTACCCACCGCCGATTCCACCGCCACCTCCACCACCGACGCCCCCTAA